The segment GCGGTGACGCACTCCTCGGAGACGCTGAACTTCGTCCTCGCGGACTTCAAGGGCGGCGCGACCTTCGCGGGCATGTCGCAGATGCCGCACGTGGCGGCGGTCATCACCAACCTGTCCGACGACCTGACGCTCGTCGACCGCATGGGCGACGCGATCCGCGGCGAGCTGCAGCGGCGCCAGGAGCTGCTGCGGTCGGCGGGCAACTACGCCAACATCCACGACTACGAGAAGGCGCGTGCGGCGGGTGCCCCGCTCGAACCGCTGGCCTCGCTCGTCCTGGTCATCGACGAGTTCTCCGAGCTCCTCACCGCCAAGCCGGACTTCATCGACATGTTCATCCAGATCGGCCGCATCGGCCGCTCCCTGGGTGTGCATCTGCTGCTCGCCTCGCAGCGCCTGGAGGAGGGCAAGCTGCGCGGCCTGGACACGTACCTCTCGTACCGGATCGGTCTGCGGACGTTCTCGGCCGCGGAGTCGCGGACGGCGATCGGTGTGCCGGACGCGTACCACCTGCCGTCCGTGCCCGGTTCGGGCTATCTGAAGTTCGGTACGGACGAGATGACCCGCTTCAAGGCGGCGTACGTCTCGGGGACCTACCGGACCGGCGGGCCGCGTCTGGAGATCGGGCAGCTGCCGGTGGAGCGGCGTCCCGCGGTGTTCACGGCGGCGCCGGTGCCGGTGGTGTACGCGGCGCCGGACCCGGCATACCTCACGGCGCAGCGGGCGGAGGAGGACGACGCGCTCGCGGACACCGTCCTCGACGTGATCGTGCGCCGTCTGGAGGGCCAGGGCGTGCCGGCGCACCAGGTGTGGCTGCCGCCGCTCGACCAGGCGCCCTCGCTCGACCAGCTGCTTCCGGGTCTCGCGCAGACCGCGGACCGGGGGCTCACGGCGACGGAGTACACGCGTCAGGGCGGGCTCACGGTGCCGCTCGGCCTCATCGACAAGCCGTTCGAGCAGCGGCGTGAGGTGCTGTACCGGGACTTCTCGGGCGCGGCCGGTCACATGATGGTGGTCGGCGGTCCGCAGTCCGGCAAGTCGACGATGATGCGGACGCTCATCTCGTCGTTCGCGCTCACCCACACCCCGGCCGAGGTGCAGTTCTACTGCCTGGACTTCGGTGGCGGCGGCATGGTCTCGCTCGCCGACCTGCCGCACGTCGGCGGGGTCGCGTCCCGGCTCGACCCGGAGCGAGTGCGGCGTACGGTCGCCGAGGTGATGGGCGTGCTGAACCGGCGGGAGGAGTTCTTCCGCTCGAACTCCATCGACTCGATCGCCACCTACCGGCGCAAGCGGGCCGCGGGCGAACTGCCGGGCGAGGCCTGGGGCGACGTCTTCCTGGTCGTGGACGGCTGGGGCGGTTTCCGCAACGACTACGACATGCTGGAGCCGATCGTCGCGGACATCGCGGCGCGCGGTCTGGGCTACGGCATCCATGTGGTGATCACCGCCTCCCGGTACATGGAGGTGCGGGCGGCGCTCAAGGACCAGATGCTGGGCCGGCTCGAACTGCGGCTCGGTGACGTCATGGACTCCGAGTTCGACCGCAAGGTCGCGGCGAACGTGCCGCCCGGCGTACCGGGTCGCGGCCAGGTGCCGGAGAAGCTCCACTTCATGGGGGCGCTGCCGCGCATCGACGGGTCGAGCTCGTCCGTGGACCTGTCGGACGGCACGTCGGCGTTCGTACGGTCGGTGCAGGCGTCCTGGACCGGGGCCCCGGCCCCCGCGGTGCGGCTGCTGCCGCGCAAGCTGCCGGCCGAGCGGCTGCCGAAGGGCTTCGAGTACCCGCAGCACGGCATCGCGATCGGTATCGACGAGACGAACCTGGAGCCGGTGTTCGTCGACTTCGAGTCGGACCCGTTCTTCCTGGTCTTCGGCGAGAGCGAGTCCGGCAAGACGGCACTGCTCCGGCTCATCGCCAAGCAGCTGTGCGAGCGGTACACGCCGGAGCAGGCGCGGATCGTGGTGGGTGACTACCGGCGCACGATGCTGGAGGCGGTCGCACCCTCGCACCTCCTGGAGTACGCGCCGATGGCCTCCGCCATGCAGATGCACATGGAGGCGATCAACACGGTGATGACGAAGCGGGCGCCCAAGCCCGACATCACGCCGCAGCAGCTGCGGGACCGCAGCTGGTGGACGGGGCCGCAACTGTACGTCCTGGTCGACGACTTCGAGCTGGTGGCCACCAACTCGGGGAACCCGCTGGCGGTCCTGGTGGAGAACCTGCCGTTCGCGCGGGACGTCGGCATCCGGTTCATCGTGGCGCGCAGCGCCGCGGGCGCGTCCCGGGCGATGTACGAGCCGTTCATGCAGCGCATGAGGGAGCTGGGCGCGCAGGGCGTGCTGCTCTCCGGCGACCCGGGCGAGGGCGACATCCTCGGCAACGTCCGGGCCCGGCCGATGCCTCCGGGCCGGGGCACGTTCGTGTCGCGGAAGCGGGGCACGCCGCTGGTCCAGCTGGGCTGGCTGCCGGAACGGCACTGACGGAGCGGCTCCGGCAGAACCGCTCTGCCGGAGCAGGTCCGACGGAGCAGGCCCGGCGAAGCAGGCCTGGCGGGCGCGGGAATTCCCGCTGATCGGGTACGGCGGTCCCACTACTGTGGGAGGGACCGCCGTACCACCGCGAAGGGAACGCGCCGATGACCGACGCAGACACCAGCACGAGCAGCTCCGACAGCGCCGCGGGCAGCGCCGCCGACAGCGCTCTGGCCGCCGAGAAGCAGCGCCAGAAGGACGAGCTGTACGCGCTCGACATCTCCGGCGTCGCGTGGGAGGGCGCTCCCGGGACGAGCCCGGACGAGGAGCGGGTGGAGATCGCCCGGCTCCCCGAGGGCGCGGTGGCGATGCGTTCGTCCCTCGACAAGGAGACGGTGCTGCGTTACACGAAGGCCGAGTGGGACGCGTTCGTCCTCGGCGCCAGGGACGGCGAGTTCGACCTGCGGTGACCCGCGGACGCACGTGAGGGGGTGGCCCGTCGGACGGGCCACCCCCTCACGCGTGTCTCTGCCGGTCGGCAGAGTCGCTCACATCATGCGGAACCGGGCGGCGTTGCCCTTGTCGGTGTCCTGGTAGCCCATGACCGACTCGTCGAGGAGCTGGGCGATGCGCGCCAGGTCCTGGTTCATGCCGGCCATGTCACGGGTCAGGCGGTCCTGGCTCTCGCGGTAGGCGACCTTCGCCTCGCCTTCCCAGTTGGAGGCGACACGGTTGACCTCGGCCATGAGGTCGTCGAGCTTCTGGGTGAGCGTGGTGGAGGTCAGGCGGGTGTCGGCCGCCGCCTGCGTCACGGTGTCGTAATTGACCGCAGTGGTCATGATGATGACTCCTGAAGTGAGAGTGGCGCGGAGGACTGTGGGGACCGGGCTGCTCAGACGCCCAGGATGGCGCTCTGGCCGCCGCCGCTGGAGTCCATGGTCTTGAAGGACCGCAGACGGTCCTCTTCCTCCTGCGTGAACCCGTCGGCGCTCATGCGCATGATCTCCTCGAGCTTGCTGAGCTCGGCACGCATGCTGCGCAGACGCTGGTTCAGGTCGTTCTGGACCCGGTCGTACTCCTTGCTCGCAGCGCCCTGCCAGCCCGCCTGGACGCGGTCGACCACGCCGTTGAGGTTGGTGATGCGGGACTGGAGCTCGTCGGAGAAGTCCTGGATCCGGCCGGCGAGCTTGACTTGTTCGGCACTGGTTACGTTCAGGTCTTTCGACATCTTGCCCCTTCTTCCTTCGGTGACGTCGACGGCTGGGCCATCGGGCCATCCGGTCGTGATGCGGACGGGAATCTTCTGATGCCGCCCCCGTGCTGGGATCGCACTGCCGTGCGCCCAGCGGTCACTTTAGCCATTGACGGCGGCAGTTCCAACTGCAAAGGAGGGTCGGGATACTTGACCGCTACGCGGGTCAACGTGCCCCCCTTCTGCGGCGGCTGTCGCGGATCACAGTGGCGGTCCCGGCGACCACGGCCACCAGGACGACACCGATCCCCAACGTGTAGGTGGCGAGCCGTTCGGAGCGCTCCTGAGGCGTCTCCGACAGCGCCAGACGGGCCGGCTCGGGAGCCGGCGGCTTGGGCGGGCGAGGGTCGGGCGTGGGCGCGGTGGGCGGCGCCCCGGGGGCGTCCGCCAGGGCCCGCACCGGGTCGACCACACCCCAACCGACGTAGTTGTCACGTCCGTTGACCGAGCGGACGGCGGTCTGCTCGATCCGGGCGACGATCTGCGCCGCGGTCCAGTCGTCGTGCTCGGCGCGGAGCAGGGCGGCGACACCGGCGACGTACGGCGCGGAGAAGCTGGTGCCGTTGTCGACGCACTGGCCGCCGCCGGGGACCGTGGAGACGACGTCGACGCCGGGGGCGGCGACGCCCACGAAGTCGCCGGCCTGGGAGAACGCGGCGCGCTCGTTGTTCCGGTCGGAGGAGGCGACGGCGAGGACGCCGGGGAAGGCGGCCGGGTAGGTCTTCTTGAAGGTGCCGTCCATGCCGTCGTTGCCGGCGGAGGCGACGACGACGACATCCCTCTTGATCGCCTCGGCCACCGCCTTGGCCATGTCCGAATCCGCGTCGAGCGGCTCGGTGGTGTCCTGCGAGATGTTGATGACGTGGGCGCCCTTGGCGACGGCCCACGTGATGGCCTGTGCCATCGTGTCGGACTTGCCGCTGTTCTTCTCGTCGTTCTGCCGGATCGGGATGATCGTCGCCTCGGGCGCGAGGCCGACGAAGCCGGTTCCCTTTCGGGGGCGGGCGGCGATGATGCCGGCGACCTTGGTGCCGTGGCCGACCTGGTCGACGGTGCCGTCGGTCTTGCCGCGCTGCTCGTCGCCGAAGCCGGGGTTCTTCTTGTCGGGCTTGAGGTAGTCCTTGCCCAGCTTGGGATCGACGGCGCTCCGCAGCTGCGGGTTGACGTCGTCGACGCCCGTGTCGATGACCGCGACCTTGACGCCCTTGCCCTTGGTGTCCTGCCACAGCTCGTCGAGGAGGACCCGCTGGAGCGGCCAGGGGGTGTCCGCGATCTGCTTCTTCATCGGGAAGGTGCATTCGCCGCTGCCGTCGAGGACGGGGCCGTCGCTGCGCTCCGGGGCGGACGGGGCGGCCGAGGCCGCGCCCGGGGCGGCGAGGAGCGCGCCGAGGGTGCCCGCGGCGAGGAGGGCCGCGGCGCGGGACGGCGTACGGGACGTCGTGCGGGAGTTCTTCGTCACCGGTGCCACCCCCTAGGAACCCTGCGGCTGACGCGCGCTGTTGGCGTCGAGCCGGGGACCCTTCGAAAGGAACTCGGACCATTCGATGGGGATCCGGGCCGGCACGACCTTCTCGTAGCCGAGACGCTTCTGGGCGTCGCTGGGTTCCGGGCGTCCGTCGGCCGACTTCTCCTTGTCCCCGGTGCCGATCTCGGAACGGGCGGAGTCACTGTCGCCGTTGGCCTGGACCGCGTAGCGGAGGCCCGTGTCGGTGACGAGGAACAGCGAGCCGTCGGGCGTCTTCTGCTTGCCCTGGATCTGGGTGTAGAGCAGACCGGTGCCGGGCGTGACGTACGTGCTGCTGCCGCCCGCGGTGATGTCGGCCGGGTATTTGGTGCCCGACCAGGTCATGAGGGTCGTCTGCCCCCGCTCGCCGACGCCGGTGAGGACGCTGCAGACGGTGTCGCGGGCGTCCACTCCGGAGACGGAGTTGACGACCTGGGTCGTCTTCTTCTTCGGCCACTTCACCCCGCCGTGGAAGACGGTCGGGTCAGGGACGAAGGAAGAGGCGTCGGCGGGCGTGGCCTTGCCGTCCATGTCGAGCGAGCGGGTCTGCGGGGCGTTGATGAGCAGCCAGGCGGTGAACGGCGTGACCGGCTGCACCTTGCCGGGGAGCACGACGTAGTTCTGGGGCCCGGAGCCGGTCGCCGCGAGGAGGACGTTGCCGATCCGGCTCTCGGTCTCGGTCAGGGTGGCGCCGGGGATCTGGGTGGTGCGGCCGACATCGCCGCTCGCGATGCGCGGGAAGTCGATCTCGTCGCCGGTGTTCAGCGTGGCGAGCCAGTCGTCGGTGACCGGCTGCGGCTCCCTGCCGAGGCCGACGAGCGCGGTGAGCAGTCCGGTGGAGTCGGCCTTCACCGGGTACTTGGTGCCGGTGTGGTCGACGAGGAACTGGGCCGCGCCCTTCTGCCCCTTGACGTACAGGATCTCCCCGTCGTCGAGCCGGTTGTCGTCCTCGGTGAGCTTCAGGTCCCGCTCGGCGAAGACGAAGGTCGCCTTCTGGACGCTGGCGCCCGCGCCGCCACCGGGCTGCTCGCAGACCGCCCAGCGCTTGGACTTCCCCGCCTCGTCCGCGGTGGGCAGCCGGTCGGGGGCGTACGGGATGCCGAGGATCGGGCCGCGCGGGGGCGTGCCCTTGTCCAGCTCCGTGTCGGAGACCTGAACGACCTGGAACTGGTCGGGGTTGAGGAGGAGCCGCGCGGAGGCGAGGTTGAGGACCGGGTGGAGCAGCGTCTTCGCGTCCTTGCCCTTGCCGGTCTGCAGGACCACGTACCGGGTGGTCGACTGCTTGCCGACGATGACCCGGGTGCCGGGCATGTCCCAGTTCTTGGGGGCCTGCGGCTTGAACATGCCCCAGGCGCCGAAGCCCGCGACGACCAGCGCGGCGACGATCATCCCGGGAAGGATCGCGCGCAGCGGCTTCGGTGCCCCCTCCTCCGTGCCGGAGGGCGAGGGTTGGAGGAATGCCGCCACCGTGCGCTTCTTCGCAAAGGTGTACGCGTTGAGCTCATCCCGCCGCGATGCCATGAGTCCCCATTCTCGTCAGGCGCGATCTTCGCGCGGGAGCCAGGGAGGTGACACCCTGGCCCCGGCCGTCGGACCGGCCCCCTACTATGCCTGCTGTCCCGTGGGGTTCGTGGGGCGGGTAGGGTGATCCGGCCGCCAAAGCCCTGGCGGGCCAGGGTGATCGGGATGAATTGAGGGGGATTCTCCATCATGGCTTCCGCGACGCGGACGCGGCCCGCCGCGGCCACCACTTCAGAACCCCCGTCCACGGGACCTGTTTCCTCGGTCTCGCCGAGGCTCCAGGCGCGCCCGGGACACTTCGGTTCGTTTCAACTGCAACAGCTCGTACTGGTCGAGGTGGCGGCGGCGCTGCTCCTTGTCGCCTGGGTCGTCGAGCCGGTGCTGCTCGCGCCCGCCGGCGTCGTCGCCGTCGTGCTCGTCCTGCTCGCGGTCGTCCGCCGGCACCGCCGTTCACTGCCCGAGTGGCTCGGTACGTTCTTCGCGCTGCGGGCCCGTAGCCGCAGGGCGTCCTCGTTCACGGTGCCGGAGGGCACCGAGCCGGGACTCGCTCCGGTCGTGGAGTGCGACCCGGCGCTGCGGACCTACGCGTACAGCGACCGTGACCGGCGTCCGGTCGGCATGATCGGCGACGGCACCTTCCTGACGGCTGTGCTGCGGGTCGAGTCGGACGGCACGGCGCTGCGCCCGGACCGCGGCGCGCGGCCGCTGCCCGTCGGGATCGTCCGTGACGTGCTGAGCGTGGACGGCATCCGTCTGGAGTCGGCGCAGATCGTGCAGCACACGCAGCCCGCTCCCGCGCCGCACCTGCCCGCGCAGTCGATGGCGGCCCGCAACTACGGGCCGCTCCAGGCGCAGACGGGTTCGCCCGCCGTGCGGATCACCTGGATCGCGCTCAAACTCGACCCCGAACTCTGCCCGGAGGCGGTCGCCGCGCGCGGCGGCGGTCTCGCGGGCGCGCAGAAGTGCGTGGTGCGCGCGGCGGACCAGCTGGCCAGCCGGCTCGCGGGCGCCGGGTTCAGCGCGAGCGTGCTGACGGAGCAGGAGCTCACCTCGGCGCTCGCCACCTCGACCTGCGCCAGCCCGATGGCGATAGCGCAGGCCGGCCGGGGACAGACGCAGGGGCGTCGGACCCAGGAGACCGCGCGGACCTGGCGGGTGGACGACCGGCGGCACACGACGTACTGGGTGGGGCGCTGGCCCCAGCTCGGCGGCCAGGGCGGCGCGGGGGCCTCGATGCCGCAGCTGGTGGCCCTGCTGACCTCGCTGCCCGCGCTCGCGACGACGTTCAGCCTGACGCTGAGCGGCGGGGACCGGCAGGAGGTGACGGTGGCCGGGCATGTACGGATCACCGGGCGCAGCGACGAGGAACTGGTCGCTGCGCGGCACGAACTGGAGCGCGCGGCGCGCGGGGTGAGGACGGGACTCGTGCGACTCGACCGTGAACAGGTGCCCGGCATGCTCGCGACGCTTCCGCTGGGAGGTGCGCGCTGATGTCCCACTCCGCTTCCTCTCCGTCCTTCGGTACGCCGGCTCGTTCCGGCGGTTCCGCCGGCTCCGGCAGGTCCGGCAGGTCCGCTTCCCGGGCGACGGGTTCCCGGGGGACGGGGCGCGCCACGAAGCCCCGGTTCGGTTTCGGGCTCGTCGGGCCGCGCCGCGACCGGCACGCCGTCCCCCTCGACCAACTCGAGGCGCTGGCCCTGCCGGTCGGCGACGACGGCATGGTGATCGGCGTCGACGCCGAGAGCCGGCCGGCGGTGCTCGGCATCAACCGGCCCGTTCCGTACGACATCACGCTCATCGGCGGTCTGTGGACCGCGCAGGTGCTGGCCCTCCGGGCCGCCGCGACGGGTGCCCGGGTGGCGGTCGAGACCGGCCGCGCGCAGGCCTGGACGGCGCTGGCGCAGGCCGCCGGCGGCGGGCAGCCGTGCATCTCGCTGCACGACGTGGGTCGCGTGCCGCCGCAGGGCGCGTCCGCGGGCAGTCCGGTGGTCGTGGTCCGTGACTGCGGCATGCGGCCGCCGCGCGGCCGGGTCGTGTCGGCGCCCTGGCAGTCGGTGGTGACGCTGCTCCCGTACTTGAGTCCGGTCGCGCCCCGGCTCCTAGAGAAGTCGTCCCTCGTCGGCGTCCAGCGGGTGTCCCCCGACGAGGCCGCGCAGATCGGCCGCATCATGAGCCTGCCCCGCCATGAGTACGAGGCGCTGTCCACGCTCGCGGACGGAGTGACGCTGTGGTGTACGCCGAGCGACCGCCAGTTCGTCATGACGCAGGGGACCGACGCCGAGACCGGATTGTTGGGCGGCGCGCGCCGGATGGACTGAACGGCACGAAGTCGTTCAAGTACGTCCCTTTTTGCATCGTTTTGAACGGTCGGGGTTCTCACTCTGCGGCGCGGCCAGGTCACTTGGTGACCGAACCGGGTCACGGGGACGGGCGCGGAGGGGCCGTCGGGCCTGCCCGGGGGTTGCTCGCGCCGATTAGGGTGGAAGGGCCCCGCCCACAAAGGCACAAGGGTGCTCGACCACACCAGGAGGCAAAGTGAACGGCGATCGCGACGAGATCCGCGGGGGTTGGAGTCCGCCCGCCGACGATCAGTCCGACGCGGATCCCGCCGAGATGACGGGTGAGTTCACCATCGACTACACCCCGCCTGCCTGGTACACGCAGAACGCGTCGGGCGGTGCGGGGGCCGGCGGTGCCACTCCCCCGCCGCCGAGCGGAGCGCCGGTCCCCGTACCGGGGCTCCCGGCGGGCAGCGGCTTCGAGCCGAGCTGGAACGCGGGGGCTCCGCCGATGGGCGGGCCCCAGGGGGGTACCCCCGCGGCGGGTACTCCTGCTGTCGGCGGACCCGCCGTGGGTGCGCCTCCGGTCGACGGGTACGGGGTGGCTCCGGTGGCCGTACCTCCGGCTGTCGTACCTCCCGCCATGACGCCCCCGATCGTCACGCCTCCGGTCGTCACGCCCCCCGTCGCCGGGGAGCAGGTCGCCGCGGCCGGCGCTTCGGTGCCGGGCGCCTTCCCGCCGCCCGCCCCGCTGCCGGGCACGTCGGTGCCGGCGCACGCGCCCGCGCCCGAAGCGGCCGCGCCCGCGACGCCGTTCGGGGGCGGGAACGTCGAGAGCGGCGCGACCATGCGCTTCTCCCCCGCCTCGCTCCAGCGTGAGATCGCGGAGCGCACGGCGGAGGCCACGGCGACGCCCGAAGGCGGCGCCGCGGACGTGACGGACCCGGGCCAGGAACAGGTCGACGCCCCCGCACCGGCCGGGTCCGTCGTCGAGGAGCCGACCGGGACCGCCGACGACAGCGCCGCCCAGCCCGCCGAGGGCGCGGACGGCAGCGCGTCCGCCGAGGTCGACGCGGCCGACGAGACCGGTTCCGGCGCCGCGGAGAGCACCGCTTCCGCGGGCGTTCCGGAAGTGCACGACGAGTCGGCGGCCGAGGAGGCCGCCGATGCCCTGGCCCGTGCGCACGCGGACGACTCCGGGGATGCCGGAGCTGCCGGGGACGCCGTGACGGACTCCGCAGCGGTCACCGATGCGTCGGTCACCGATGCGCCGATCGCCGACCCGGCGGTGACCGACGCCGCACCTGCGGACGCCTCCGGCGACTCCGTGGCCCCGGACGCCCTCCCCGCCGCTGCCGAAGCCCTGACGGAGCCCCTGGCTCCCGCCTCCTACCCGTCGGCCACCGACCCCGCGCCGCAGGGCTTCGGTCCCGGTACGGCTCCCGGCCCCTTCCCGGGTGCCGCGCCCGCGCCCGGGCAGCCCTTCCCGGCCGCCGGTCCGCAGGCCGGTGCCGGGTTGCCCCCGCTGCCGCCGTCCTTCCAGCCGGCCGCTCCCGGGCCCGCCCAGCAGTGGCCCGCGCAGCCGGGCCCGGGCGCCCAGCCGGTTCCCCAGGCCGCGCCGTTGCCGCCCGCCGCCGCCTGGCCGGCCCCCGCGACCCCCGAGGCCACCGGCCCCGTACCGCCGCAGGCCCAGCCGCAGCCCCAGACGCCCGGAGCGTACGGCTACCCGCACGCCCAGCAGGCGCAGCCCGGCCAGCCGCAGCCCCCGCAGGCCGGCGCCTACGGCTACCCGCAGGCGCCCCAGGCCCCGGAGCCCCAGGCCCAGCCGCAGGCCCCCGCCCCGCAGGACGGCTACGGCTTCCCGCAGCCCGGGACGCCGCCGCAGCAGGCCGGTTACGGCTACCCGCTGGGGGCACCTCCCGGGCCGCAGGGCCCAGGGGGACAGCCCGGCGCTCCCGGTGGCGTACCGCCGCAGGCCCAGGGCGGTTACGGCTATCCGCACCCCGCCGCCGTACCCCCGCAGGCCCAGGCCCCCCAGGCTCCCCAGGCCCCCCAGTACCCGCACGACGGGCAGCCCGTCGATCCGCGGACCGGGGCCGCCTGGCCCTCGCCCGTGACGCACGATCAGCGGGAGCGGTCCGTGCCGGGCGCCCCGCTCGGGTACAACGCGGCGGTCGAGCTGTCCTCCGACCGCCTCCTGCGGAACAACAAGCAGAAGCCCAAGTCCAGCCGGACGCCCGGTGGCGCCGCCGCCCGCTTCAAGCTCGGCGGGAAGAAGGAGGAGGCGGAGCGTCAGCGCAAGCTGGAGCTGATCCGGACCCCCGTCCTCTCCTGCTACCGGATCGCGGTCATCTCGCTCAAGGGCGGTGTCGGCAAGACCACGACGACCACCGCGCTGGGCGCGACCCTGGCGACCGAGCGGCAGGACAAGATCCTGGCGATCGACGCCAACCCGGACGCCGGCACCCTGGGCCGCCGGGTGCGGCGCGAGACCGGGGCGACCATCCGTGACCTGGTGCAGGCGATCCCGTACCTGAACTCGTACATGGACATCCGCCGGTTCACCTCGCAGGCGCCGTCCGGTCTGGAGATCCTCGCCAACGACGTGGACCCGGCCGTCTCGACGACCTTCAACGACGAGGACTACCGGCGGGCGATCGACGTCCTGGGCAAGCAGTACCCGATCATCCTCACGGACTCGGGCACGGGTCTGCTGTACAGCGCCATGCGCGGGGTGCTCGACCTCGCCGACCAGCTGATCATCATCTCCACGCCCTCCGTGGACGGCGCGTCCAGCGCCTCGACGACACTGGACTGGCTCTCCGCGCACGGTTACGCGGACCTGGTGCAGCGCTCGATCACGGTCATCTCCGGGGTCCGCGAGACCGGAAAGATGATCAAGGTCGAGGACATCGTGCAGCACTTCCAGACCCGCTGCCGCGGTGTCGTGGTCGTGCCCTTCGACGAGCACCTGTCGGCCGGCGCCGAGGTGGACCTCGACATGATGCGGCCGAAGACCCGGGAGGCGTACTTCCACCTCTCTGCGATGGTCGCCGAGGACTTCGTGCGGGCGCAGCAGGCGCAGGGCCTCTGGACCGGCGACGGCCAGGGCGCGATGCCGCCGCACATGGCCCCGCCGATGCCGGGCCACCAGATGCCCGGACAGCCGATGCCCGGTCAGCAGGCGCCGGGGCAGCCGATGCCCGGACAGCCGCTGCCGGGGCAGTTCGCGCCCGGTCAGCCCGTGCCGGGACAGCCGTACGGGGCCCAGCCGATGCCCGGTCAGCAGGCGCCCGGCCAGCCCGTCCCGGGGCAGCCGTACCCGCCGCAGCAGCCGTACGGACAGCAGCCGGCGCCGGGGCAGCCGTACGGCGCGCAGCCCGCGCCCGGACAGCCGTACGGGTCGCAGCCCATGCCCGGACAGCCGATGCCGGGCCAGCCCTTGCCGGGGCAGCCGATGCCCGGCCAGCCCGCCCCGGGTCAGCCGTACGGAGCACAGCCCGCGCCCGGACAGCCGTACGGCGCGCCTCCCGGTCAGCCCGGCATGCCCCAGGGCTGGCAGCAGCCGCAGCCCGGCCAGCCGCTGCCTCCGCAGGCCGACCCGCAGGATCACGGTCAGGGGCAGCCGCAGGGACAGGGTCAGGGCCATGACCAGGGACAGGGGCAGGTCCCGCCGCCGAACTGGCATCAGCAGCAGCCTCCGCAGGCTCCGCCAGCCCCTCAGCAGTAAGGCGTCACAGGAGTAGACCAATGAGGCCCCGTACCGGTTCACCGGTACGGGGCCTCTTGGCATTCCCGCAGCCCACAAGGGGTTTGAGGGATCGTTGACGACGGCAGACCACCGCTGATAAACCTTCGCTTCACTCACCGTCAGCCCAAGATCCACGACAGATCCCCCGACGCGAGGTCACGTCCCATGGTCATGGTCACGAAGGTTCCGCCCCGTTCCGCCCCCGCTCACAGAGCCCTCCGTCTGCTGCTCGCCTCCGGTGTCACCGCCGTTTCGCTCGTGGCCGTCCCCGGTACCGCCGTCGCGGAGGACGACAAGTCCGCGGGGAACACGCTCACCGTCGCCGTCTCGCAGAGCATCGACTCGCTGAGCCCGTTCCTCGCCCAGAAGCTCACCTCGACCAGCATCCACCGGCTGGCCTACGAGTACCTCACCAACTACGACGCCAAGGACGCCCGCACGATCCCGGGCCTGGCGACCGCGTGGACCCCCTCGGCGGACAAGCTGACGTGGACGTACACGATCCGCGAGGACTCGAAGTGGTCCGACGGGAAGCCGGCCACCGCCGAGGACGCGGCCTGGACCTTCAACAAGATGATGACCGACCCGAACGCCGCCACCGCCAACGGCAGCTTCACGGCCAACTTCGCGCAGGTCACCGCACCCGACCCGAAGACGCTCGTCATCCGGCTGAAGAAGCCGCAGGCGACGATGACCGCGCTCGACGTGCCGATCGTCCCGAAGCACGTCTGGGAGAAGGTCGGCGACTTCTCGAAGTTCAACAACGACAAGCAGTTCCCCATCGTCGGCAACGGGCCGTTCGTCATCACGGACTTCAAGGTCGACCAGTACATCAAGCTCAGGCCGAACAAGACGTTCTGGCGGGGCGCGCCGAAGTTCGACGAGCTGGTCT is part of the Streptomyces sp. NBC_00250 genome and harbors:
- the eccB gene encoding type VII secretion protein EccB gives rise to the protein MASRRDELNAYTFAKKRTVAAFLQPSPSGTEEGAPKPLRAILPGMIVAALVVAGFGAWGMFKPQAPKNWDMPGTRVIVGKQSTTRYVVLQTGKGKDAKTLLHPVLNLASARLLLNPDQFQVVQVSDTELDKGTPPRGPILGIPYAPDRLPTADEAGKSKRWAVCEQPGGGAGASVQKATFVFAERDLKLTEDDNRLDDGEILYVKGQKGAAQFLVDHTGTKYPVKADSTGLLTALVGLGREPQPVTDDWLATLNTGDEIDFPRIASGDVGRTTQIPGATLTETESRIGNVLLAATGSGPQNYVVLPGKVQPVTPFTAWLLINAPQTRSLDMDGKATPADASSFVPDPTVFHGGVKWPKKKTTQVVNSVSGVDARDTVCSVLTGVGERGQTTLMTWSGTKYPADITAGGSSTYVTPGTGLLYTQIQGKQKTPDGSLFLVTDTGLRYAVQANGDSDSARSEIGTGDKEKSADGRPEPSDAQKRLGYEKVVPARIPIEWSEFLSKGPRLDANSARQPQGS
- a CDS encoding SCO5717 family growth-regulating ATPase, with the protein product MNGDRDEIRGGWSPPADDQSDADPAEMTGEFTIDYTPPAWYTQNASGGAGAGGATPPPPSGAPVPVPGLPAGSGFEPSWNAGAPPMGGPQGGTPAAGTPAVGGPAVGAPPVDGYGVAPVAVPPAVVPPAMTPPIVTPPVVTPPVAGEQVAAAGASVPGAFPPPAPLPGTSVPAHAPAPEAAAPATPFGGGNVESGATMRFSPASLQREIAERTAEATATPEGGAADVTDPGQEQVDAPAPAGSVVEEPTGTADDSAAQPAEGADGSASAEVDAADETGSGAAESTASAGVPEVHDESAAEEAADALARAHADDSGDAGAAGDAVTDSAAVTDASVTDAPIADPAVTDAAPADASGDSVAPDALPAAAEALTEPLAPASYPSATDPAPQGFGPGTAPGPFPGAAPAPGQPFPAAGPQAGAGLPPLPPSFQPAAPGPAQQWPAQPGPGAQPVPQAAPLPPAAAWPAPATPEATGPVPPQAQPQPQTPGAYGYPHAQQAQPGQPQPPQAGAYGYPQAPQAPEPQAQPQAPAPQDGYGFPQPGTPPQQAGYGYPLGAPPGPQGPGGQPGAPGGVPPQAQGGYGYPHPAAVPPQAQAPQAPQAPQYPHDGQPVDPRTGAAWPSPVTHDQRERSVPGAPLGYNAAVELSSDRLLRNNKQKPKSSRTPGGAAARFKLGGKKEEAERQRKLELIRTPVLSCYRIAVISLKGGVGKTTTTTALGATLATERQDKILAIDANPDAGTLGRRVRRETGATIRDLVQAIPYLNSYMDIRRFTSQAPSGLEILANDVDPAVSTTFNDEDYRRAIDVLGKQYPIILTDSGTGLLYSAMRGVLDLADQLIIISTPSVDGASSASTTLDWLSAHGYADLVQRSITVISGVRETGKMIKVEDIVQHFQTRCRGVVVVPFDEHLSAGAEVDLDMMRPKTREAYFHLSAMVAEDFVRAQQAQGLWTGDGQGAMPPHMAPPMPGHQMPGQPMPGQQAPGQPMPGQPLPGQFAPGQPVPGQPYGAQPMPGQQAPGQPVPGQPYPPQQPYGQQPAPGQPYGAQPAPGQPYGSQPMPGQPMPGQPLPGQPMPGQPAPGQPYGAQPAPGQPYGAPPGQPGMPQGWQQPQPGQPLPPQADPQDHGQGQPQGQGQGHDQGQGQVPPPNWHQQQPPQAPPAPQQ
- the eccE gene encoding type VII secretion protein EccE, with the protein product MASATRTRPAAATTSEPPSTGPVSSVSPRLQARPGHFGSFQLQQLVLVEVAAALLLVAWVVEPVLLAPAGVVAVVLVLLAVVRRHRRSLPEWLGTFFALRARSRRASSFTVPEGTEPGLAPVVECDPALRTYAYSDRDRRPVGMIGDGTFLTAVLRVESDGTALRPDRGARPLPVGIVRDVLSVDGIRLESAQIVQHTQPAPAPHLPAQSMAARNYGPLQAQTGSPAVRITWIALKLDPELCPEAVAARGGGLAGAQKCVVRAADQLASRLAGAGFSASVLTEQELTSALATSTCASPMAIAQAGRGQTQGRRTQETARTWRVDDRRHTTYWVGRWPQLGGQGGAGASMPQLVALLTSLPALATTFSLTLSGGDRQEVTVAGHVRITGRSDEELVAARHELERAARGVRTGLVRLDREQVPGMLATLPLGGAR